The region ATCGGCCACGATGTCAGCAGGATGTACCACCCGCTGGGCTTGATCGCCAGCAGGATCAACTCGCCGTCCTGCAGGACGCCAGCCGGAATGATCGGCTGGGCGACCGCTTCGAGTTCGGTAGGTTGTGCCGAACCGGTCATGGTCGGTCCTTGTTGTTGGAAATCTCAAGCACGCGGATGTCCGGCAGGTTGCGGAACCGGTTGTCGTAATCGAGCCCGTATCCGACGACAAACCGATCGGGCACGTCAAATCCAATCATATCCGCGGCAAAGACGCACCGACCGTCGTGGCGTCGCTTGCGAAGCAGCACGCACGACGCCAGCGACAGCGGCCGGCGCCGCCGCAGTCGGGCGACAACAGCCTTGAGCGTCGCGCCGCTATCGAGAATATCGTCCAGCACCAGCACGTTTCTGTCGGTCAATCCCCCCGGGACCGCCGAGCAGACGACCCGCCCGATCGGCCGCGTCGCGGGCCCCGGATACGACGAGGCCTCGATCGTCATCACATGCACGGGCGTCTTGAGGCGGCGGATCAGGTCCGCCGCCAGCACCAGTGCCCCCGTCAGCACCACCACCAGCGTCAATTCCTGACCGCCGAAGCGCGCGTCGATGGCCGCTGCCAGTTCGCCCACGCGCCGGGCGATGCGCCGGCGCGAGACCACGACCGCCCCCGTCGCCGCGATGCTGGGCCGCCTGCCGACAGCAGTTCCGGATGGGGTGGAGTTGCCACGCGCGAAAGTCGCCATGAGCAGCATGATAAAGCGCGCAAGGAATCATTTCAATCGCCGCGGAGAGCCGGTGCCGTGGCGCGCAGGCCCGAAGGGCCGGAGAGCCACGATCCCCGATTTTAAACATGCAGTGAAATGTTGCTCACTTCGTGGCTCTCCGGGCCTGCGGCCCTGCGCGCCACGGCACCCGCCCCAGGCACCGGCCATTATGGCACCCGGCGTGAGCGGGATGGCCGTCGGGTTTTTCTTTTGCAGCCGCATGTGGCGTGTATATGATATTTGAGATTCCGTCTTCACATACCCAAAACCTTGGGAAATCGCGACAAAGGAGCCAAAGATGTCGACTGCGAAAAAAGTGCCGTGCGTTCTGGTTCTGGCCGTCCTGCTCACCGCCGTGGCAGGCTATGCCCAGGATGCCCCTGCCCCGGCGCCTGCGCCCAAACCCAAGGCCGAACCGGTTCTCGGTCACGTTCCCGCAGGGGCGATGGGATTCATCGTGATCAACCACGTCGGCAACCTGCTCCAGTCCGCCGACGATCTGGCCGGCGAGTGGGGAATCGAACTGGGCCCCAAGCAGCCCGGACGCATGGTCGCCCTGGTGCAGGGTATGGCGCAGTTGGGCCCGGGATTCAACCCCAACGGTGGATTTGCAGCCATCATGCTCGACCCGACCGAGTTCGGCGTCGATCTCTCTGAGATGATGGGTCTCAAGCCGCCCGCTCCGGCGGCCGAAGGCGCCGCCCCCGCCGAAAAGCCCGGCGTGCCCTGGGTGATGTTCATCCCCGGACAGGACGTGGCGCAGGTGTTCCCAGGCTACGAGCGGACGGCCGCGGGCAAGTACACCCGCGTCGAGCTGCGGATGGGTTCGGTTCTGGCGACGCAGGCCGGCGGATACATCGCCATCAGCCCCAGCGAGAAGGTGCTCGCCGCGGCGCTGAGCGCCAAGAAGATGGTGCTGGACGAGATGCCCGCCGACCAGGGCAAGTTCATTCAGGCCTCGGCGATGGCGATTCACATGAACATGAAGATCGCCTCGCCGCAGGTCAACCAGATGATCAAGATGCAGGAAGACCAGATGCGGGCGATGATGGGCGAAGGCTCGCCCATGCCGCCCGAGGCGGCCGCCTCCATGCAGGGAATCCTCTCGATCATGCCGCTCTATCGCGAGATGCTCTCCAGCGCCGACTCGCTGACGCTCTCGCTGCGGGTGGAGCCCACCGGAATGCTCGGCGAGGCGCTGGTGGCGATGTCGCCCGACAGCCGCTTCACCAAGATGCTGACGGTTTATCAGGCCGCCGCGGACGTTCCGGCCCTGCTCAACCGCCTGCCGAATCTCTCGTACGCCGGGGCCTTTGGCGTCAAGGGCGGCGCCTTCACGCCCGAGACGGAAAAAATCGCCAACGACGTCAACGAGGTGATGCTGAACAATCCGGCCATCGCCAAGCTCGGACCCGAATATAAGGCCAAGGTCAAGGCCAACACCATGGTCATGCAGCGCCAGATGAAGGAAGTGCAGGTCGTGGCCGGCCAGGCGCCGCCGGCGGGCAAGGCCGCCCTCGGCATCGGCGCCGCGATCGTGTGCGACGACTCGGCGGTCCTCAAGGCCGCACTGATCGAGTACGCCTCCCTGATGGAAGCGCAGATCAACGCCATGAGCGGCGACAAGCCCGCCGATCAGAAGCCCAAGATCATCCACCAGAAGGACGCGATGAAAGTCGGCGACCTGTCCGTCGACGTGATCGAGATCGTGCCGCCCAAGTCCGACCCCGATGACACCGCCAAAGAGCAGGCTCAGTCACAGGCTATTCTCGGCGAAAAGCAGATCCGCATTCTCTTGGCGGCGCCGGATAAGAACCTCGTCGTCGCCAGCCTCGGCGGCGGAACCGAAATGCTCACGCAGGCGATCCAGACCGCCAAGGCCGCCAACGGAACCATCGGCAAGAGTCCCGCCGACGCCGAGTCGCTCAAGTACATGCCCGCCAACCCGTTCATGGCCATGCTGGTACACGTTCCCAATGGTTCCAAGCTGATCCAGAGCATCGAGAAGATCACGGAACCTGAAAACACGCAGAAGAAGGTGCAGCTGGTGGTGGCCACGCCGATCGCGTTTGCTTCGGCCATCAAGGGCGTCAACGTCCACAGTTCGCTGTATGTGCCCCGCGCCGTGATCAAGGAGATCGTGTCGGTGGCTCGCGCCCAGGCCGAAGCGGCTACACGACCTGGCGTTGAGGGTGGGGCGGGCGAGCGAGTGACGCCTCCGCCGGGAATGGAATAGCATTGCAGAACCGATTGCCTCAAAAAAAGAAGCTGCCCGCCGTATGGCCGGCAGCTTCTTTTTTAAGTCCCGCGGGAAACACCGGAACGGTTTGTTTTGTCGTCCCGCAAGGGACGCATGGGCTCTAGCCCGGATATTTCACCGCGGAGATCGC is a window of Planctomycetaceae bacterium DNA encoding:
- a CDS encoding phosphoribosyltransferase family protein codes for the protein MATFARGNSTPSGTAVGRRPSIAATGAVVVSRRRIARRVGELAAAIDARFGGQELTLVVVLTGALVLAADLIRRLKTPVHVMTIEASSYPGPATRPIGRVVCSAVPGGLTDRNVLVLDDILDSGATLKAVVARLRRRRPLSLASCVLLRKRRHDGRCVFAADMIGFDVPDRFVVGYGLDYDNRFRNLPDIRVLEISNNKDRP